Proteins found in one Aneurinibacillus uraniidurans genomic segment:
- a CDS encoding cysteine desulfurase family protein, with product MDMIYLDHAATTPLHPDVIEAMLPHYQELYGNPSSMHRFGQQARFVLDESRMAIARSLNAAPAEIIFTAGGTEADNTAIFGVAAAQAEKGKHIITSAIEHHAVLHACERLAQLGYEITYVPVDSYGRVAVADVAAAIRPDTILITIMYGNNEVGTLQPIEEIGQLAREHGVYFHTDAVQAFGIEAIDVRALPIDLLSVAAHKINGPKGIGMLYVNRNVKIEPHLYGGNQEKKRRAGTENVPGIAGFARATQLAMEMRDKRRAEYEAYRRAMLAIWDGAGITYVVNGHAEAYMPHILNVSFLGMNTETMLMNLDLMGIAAASGSACTSGSLEISHVLRAMNLPEERLTSAIRFSFGYGNTVEQVEEAARRIVRIIQK from the coding sequence ATGGACATGATCTATCTCGACCATGCGGCTACGACTCCGCTACATCCAGACGTTATCGAAGCGATGCTGCCACACTATCAGGAGTTGTACGGCAATCCATCAAGTATGCATCGGTTTGGCCAACAGGCACGCTTCGTGCTGGATGAGTCGCGCATGGCGATAGCGCGCAGTTTGAATGCTGCGCCAGCTGAAATTATTTTCACAGCAGGTGGCACGGAAGCAGACAATACGGCGATTTTTGGTGTAGCTGCAGCACAGGCAGAAAAAGGGAAGCATATTATTACAAGTGCGATTGAGCATCACGCGGTGCTGCATGCATGTGAGCGGCTTGCCCAGCTTGGGTATGAGATTACATATGTGCCAGTGGACTCATATGGTCGGGTTGCAGTCGCGGATGTAGCCGCGGCTATTCGTCCGGATACGATTCTGATTACGATCATGTATGGGAACAATGAAGTGGGCACGCTTCAGCCGATTGAGGAGATTGGACAGCTGGCACGGGAGCATGGGGTATATTTTCATACGGATGCCGTGCAGGCTTTTGGTATTGAAGCCATCGATGTACGTGCCCTGCCGATTGATCTGCTTTCGGTAGCGGCACATAAAATTAACGGACCGAAAGGCATCGGCATGCTTTACGTGAACCGGAATGTAAAGATTGAGCCTCATCTATACGGAGGAAATCAGGAGAAGAAGCGCCGCGCTGGAACGGAGAATGTGCCAGGCATTGCTGGGTTTGCTCGTGCAACTCAATTGGCAATGGAGATGCGGGATAAGCGTCGTGCTGAATATGAAGCGTACCGTCGCGCAATGCTTGCGATCTGGGACGGGGCTGGTATTACGTACGTGGTGAACGGACATGCAGAAGCATACATGCCGCATATTTTGAATGTAAGCTTTCTCGGGATGAACACGGAAACAATGCTCATGAATCTTGATCTTATGGGGATTGCAGCGGCCAGTGGTTCGGCCTGCACATCCGGTTCGCTGGAAATTTCTCATGTGCTGCGTGCGATGAACTTGCCAGAAGAGCGCCTGACATCAGCGATTCGCTTTAGTTTTGGCTATGGCAATACGGTGGAGCAAGTAGAAGAAGCGGCCCGCCGCATCGTACGTATTATACAAAAATAA
- a CDS encoding tetratricopeptide repeat protein, which yields MNKTAEDYNDLGLQELTQGHFEEALSLFEKAIQTDGSYAHPYCNIGNILAATGHEDDAVRWFTRAIELNPQLELAYYGLGNSYFNIGNYESARVSFEKAKEKGMAHHDLDFMIAMSYMQGEQLEKAIVSFEACLAVQPDDAEAYFNKGMSYARLGRIEEAKQDFLKTIELAPEHDDALYNLGVAYAFLDNAEESKLQFEKALAVNPNHILAQNALDELNKQ from the coding sequence GTGAATAAAACGGCAGAAGACTACAATGATCTTGGATTGCAGGAGCTGACACAAGGACACTTTGAAGAAGCGCTCTCGCTGTTCGAGAAAGCGATTCAGACAGACGGAAGCTATGCGCATCCATACTGCAACATTGGCAACATTCTTGCGGCGACCGGGCATGAAGATGATGCGGTGCGCTGGTTTACCCGTGCCATTGAACTAAACCCGCAGCTGGAGTTGGCTTATTATGGTCTGGGTAATTCGTATTTTAATATCGGCAATTATGAATCGGCACGCGTATCGTTTGAGAAGGCAAAAGAAAAAGGCATGGCTCATCATGACCTTGACTTTATGATTGCGATGTCATACATGCAGGGCGAACAACTGGAAAAAGCAATTGTGTCATTTGAAGCATGCCTTGCTGTACAGCCAGACGATGCGGAGGCATACTTCAATAAAGGGATGTCGTATGCCCGTCTTGGTCGCATTGAGGAGGCGAAGCAGGATTTCCTTAAGACAATTGAGCTGGCACCGGAACATGACGATGCACTGTACAATCTTGGGGTAGCGTATGCATTTCTTGACAACGCAGAGGAGTCGAAGCTGCAGTTTGAGAAGGCGCTTGCGGTTAATCCGAATCATATTTTGGCCCAGAATGCGCTTGATGAATTAAATAAGCAGTAG
- a CDS encoding PRC-barrel domain-containing protein — protein sequence MQRARDIIGLPVIEWETGKEAGSVQDLLFNKQWQYKGLLLEEKNFFHKGSYVPASAVLSFGPDCIMIRADAITSFDSSSMWQTLRTGRAPLKGKSVVTVHGRHLGFVADVYLEPHAGKIVGYELSDGILSDMLDGRRVIRDTQRITLGKNAVVVEDITDSVPLHLGGFKYDDVHQLPIERHR from the coding sequence ATGCAGCGTGCACGCGACATCATTGGACTTCCTGTTATTGAATGGGAGACGGGCAAAGAGGCGGGCTCTGTTCAGGATCTTCTGTTTAATAAACAGTGGCAGTATAAGGGGCTTTTACTGGAAGAAAAAAATTTTTTTCATAAGGGAAGCTATGTTCCGGCTTCCGCTGTTCTTTCGTTTGGCCCTGATTGCATCATGATTCGCGCAGATGCGATCACATCATTTGATTCTTCCTCCATGTGGCAGACGCTTCGCACGGGACGGGCACCGCTGAAAGGCAAGTCGGTTGTGACCGTGCATGGACGTCATCTTGGATTTGTGGCGGACGTTTATCTTGAGCCGCATGCGGGCAAAATAGTAGGGTACGAGCTTTCGGACGGTATTTTGTCCGATATGCTGGATGGCCGCAGGGTGATTCGGGACACACAGCGTATCACGCTAGGGAAAAACGCTGTTGTTGTAGAGGATATAACAGACAGTGTTCCCTTACATTTGGGAGGATTCAAGTATGATGACGTGCATCAACTGCCAATCGAAAGACATCGGTAA
- a CDS encoding methyl-accepting chemotaxis protein: MKKTMTLQTRIMLMLALTIAGAFLTLYFFIDRSSTSSLRTATLQGMDQAAHEAAILIEKEIDAKQNSLFQLARFAVIQAVDTRPDRAFEAGRFLTSLQKNQPEYESIYIASPTGTILAGSSGYLIGKTFPEPSVLEAVAQTKKSFVSPLTKTEDGTPVLYFAEPINDGRSILAAAVRLDSLGHYVNEIKMGKTGYAFLVNEKGLTLAHPNAKNIATLDVSKYDFGRTMLKQQNGTLEYTFNGIEKLMAFHPVKGTGWVVAMAMESAEAYAPIHTMRLVILGVSLVSLIVLLIVLSLLMRRMFVRPIAEMEASFRVAAGGDLTVQIPVKRQDEIGHLADGFNHMTEDLRSLIRTMQQSSENVSSTSEQLAAAAEETGATTGQVAQTVNQIAASIEEQTEAIIHVNRNMNLTREKVEHTTLTAEEALTVAAQTTQAAVDGMGAVNDAITHLDVVSQTVTFATEAIQKLGKRSEEIGNIVDVISRIADQTNLLALNAAIEAARAGQQGKGFAVVADEVRKLAEESAKASQEIMHLIEHVQSETAVTVRSMEMNVEQVKHQINMVHRSGSALDDIVSKTEQTKKEMEKITHMQQELHELINNLHTQISVITDVSQETSTGLTQIAVAAEQQSTSAEEMAAAIENLSHLATETHEKVLRFTV, from the coding sequence ATGAAAAAAACGATGACGCTACAGACCCGTATCATGCTGATGCTGGCCTTAACCATTGCCGGTGCTTTTTTGACGCTATATTTCTTCATTGATCGAAGTTCTACGTCTTCCTTACGTACCGCTACTCTGCAGGGCATGGATCAGGCTGCACATGAAGCCGCTATTCTTATAGAAAAAGAAATCGATGCCAAACAAAACTCATTGTTCCAGCTCGCCCGGTTTGCGGTAATTCAGGCGGTTGATACCCGACCTGACCGCGCATTTGAAGCCGGGCGTTTTCTTACATCTTTACAGAAAAATCAACCAGAATACGAGTCAATCTACATTGCCTCCCCAACCGGTACTATTCTTGCCGGCTCAAGTGGTTATCTGATCGGCAAAACGTTCCCGGAACCATCTGTGCTCGAAGCGGTTGCCCAGACGAAAAAAAGCTTCGTCAGTCCACTTACCAAAACCGAAGATGGAACACCCGTACTCTATTTTGCCGAACCGATTAATGATGGACGAAGCATTCTCGCTGCGGCTGTTCGGCTCGATTCACTTGGGCACTATGTTAACGAGATCAAAATGGGGAAAACCGGCTATGCTTTTCTCGTTAATGAAAAAGGTCTTACACTCGCTCATCCGAATGCTAAAAATATCGCGACCCTTGATGTTTCCAAATATGATTTTGGGCGCACGATGCTCAAGCAACAAAATGGAACGTTAGAATATACATTTAACGGCATAGAAAAGCTCATGGCCTTCCATCCCGTCAAAGGAACCGGCTGGGTCGTTGCGATGGCAATGGAAAGTGCGGAGGCATATGCGCCGATTCATACGATGCGCCTCGTCATTCTCGGGGTCTCTCTTGTGTCGCTAATCGTTCTGCTCATCGTTCTCTCACTCCTCATGCGTCGGATGTTCGTACGTCCAATCGCCGAGATGGAAGCAAGTTTCCGCGTAGCCGCCGGGGGAGATCTTACGGTGCAAATTCCTGTGAAGCGACAGGATGAGATTGGGCATCTCGCAGACGGATTTAATCACATGACAGAGGATTTACGCTCTTTGATCCGGACGATGCAGCAATCATCCGAGAATGTATCATCCACATCGGAACAATTGGCAGCTGCCGCAGAAGAAACCGGCGCTACCACTGGACAGGTCGCTCAAACAGTCAATCAGATTGCTGCAAGTATCGAAGAGCAAACAGAAGCAATTATACATGTAAATCGCAATATGAATTTAACGCGGGAAAAAGTCGAACATACCACGCTCACAGCGGAAGAAGCGCTTACTGTAGCAGCTCAGACAACGCAAGCTGCCGTAGACGGCATGGGAGCGGTGAACGATGCGATCACTCACTTAGACGTCGTCTCCCAAACCGTTACATTCGCAACTGAGGCTATTCAAAAGTTAGGCAAACGCTCGGAAGAGATCGGAAACATTGTTGATGTCATTTCCCGAATCGCGGATCAGACCAATCTGCTTGCCTTAAACGCCGCCATCGAAGCTGCCCGCGCCGGACAGCAAGGAAAAGGATTCGCTGTTGTCGCAGACGAAGTGCGCAAACTAGCAGAGGAATCCGCAAAAGCATCACAGGAAATCATGCACTTGATCGAACACGTACAAAGCGAGACAGCCGTCACGGTTCGCTCAATGGAAATGAATGTCGAGCAGGTGAAACATCAAATTAATATGGTTCACCGAAGTGGAAGCGCACTAGATGACATTGTGAGCAAAACCGAGCAAACCAAAAAGGAAATGGAAAAAATTACACATATGCAACAGGAGTTGCATGAGCTGATCAACAATCTCCATACCCAGATTAGTGTCATTACGGATGTAAGCCAGGAGACATCAACCGGTCTTACGCAGATTGCAGTTGCCGCCGAACAGCAAAGCACTTCAGCCGAAGAAATGGCAGCAGCTATCGAGAATTTATCGCATCTTGCCACGGAGACACATGAAAAAGTGCTGCGGTTTACGGTATAA
- a CDS encoding STAS domain-containing protein, whose product MLVTDTRGFRVLTLQGEIDYSRSRAAAKTLFAAITADHTRYILDTTQLTSVDSTGLALLFSFCKKCYSQGFESRVVTGQTSWSRLLHFSKLDRVLHLYDTLDAALDDDVPVLSPSLSILDY is encoded by the coding sequence ATGTTGGTAACGGATACCCGAGGCTTTCGAGTGCTGACCCTCCAGGGAGAGATTGATTACAGCCGCTCGCGAGCTGCCGCAAAAACATTATTTGCGGCCATTACAGCCGACCACACGCGCTACATCCTTGATACGACACAACTTACAAGTGTAGACAGCACAGGACTTGCCTTGCTATTTTCCTTTTGTAAAAAGTGCTACAGCCAGGGATTTGAAAGCCGGGTCGTAACCGGCCAGACTTCATGGTCTAGACTTCTTCACTTTTCGAAACTGGATCGGGTACTTCACCTGTACGACACACTAGATGCTGCGTTGGACGACGACGTCCCTGTTCTATCTCCTTCTCTGTCCATTCTGGATTACTAA
- a CDS encoding AI-2E family transporter: MGRLLTSRWAYGAVAALLILGIIYVAGQVSPFFLAICTIVKKVLTPFFLGLVVAYLLNPVVVFLTDHHFPRGLAIFLIYMLFLLFVAFAIMNGGPVLVRESRELSEKLPELVFTYREWIGQMQIQQADLPFPLHSGLTGGLKRMELAVNSYVAGLFTEVNDWLDRLLLVMLIPFIVFYMLKDMKTMQRGTLLLVPSRYRSTARRILYDIDYALGQYVRGQLIVCTVVGVLAYVGYFLIGLPYAGVFALLVAVTNIIPYIGPFFGAVPAILFALTISWKVALYAVIVNLVIQILEGNIVSPFIVGRSLHLHPLFIIFAVTIGGEIAGLAGLIFAVPVVACLKVVIEHVVIHTVRREKTEELD; this comes from the coding sequence ATGGGGCGGTTGCTTACAAGCCGCTGGGCGTATGGAGCGGTCGCGGCGCTGCTTATATTAGGAATCATTTATGTAGCCGGGCAGGTAAGCCCGTTTTTTCTTGCGATATGTACGATTGTGAAAAAGGTATTAACTCCGTTTTTTCTGGGGCTAGTTGTTGCCTATTTATTGAATCCAGTAGTCGTATTTTTAACGGATCATCATTTTCCACGTGGACTGGCCATTTTTTTGATTTATATGTTGTTCTTGTTGTTTGTTGCATTCGCCATTATGAACGGCGGTCCGGTGCTGGTACGGGAATCTCGTGAGCTATCGGAGAAGCTGCCGGAACTTGTGTTTACATACCGGGAATGGATCGGACAGATGCAGATTCAGCAGGCAGATTTACCATTTCCGCTGCATAGCGGACTAACAGGTGGGCTCAAACGGATGGAGCTTGCTGTGAATAGCTATGTAGCAGGATTGTTTACAGAAGTGAATGACTGGCTGGATCGTCTTCTGCTGGTGATGCTCATTCCGTTCATTGTGTTTTATATGCTTAAGGATATGAAGACGATGCAGCGAGGAACGCTGTTACTTGTGCCATCGCGCTATCGATCAACGGCGCGGCGTATTTTGTATGATATTGATTATGCGCTTGGTCAGTACGTTCGCGGTCAGCTTATTGTATGTACGGTGGTTGGAGTGCTAGCATATGTAGGTTATTTTCTGATTGGCCTGCCATACGCAGGAGTATTTGCGCTACTTGTCGCGGTGACAAATATTATTCCGTATATCGGCCCATTTTTCGGGGCAGTTCCAGCTATTTTGTTCGCACTGACGATTTCATGGAAGGTTGCATTGTACGCAGTCATTGTAAATTTGGTTATTCAAATATTGGAGGGCAATATTGTCTCACCGTTTATTGTTGGGCGTTCCTTGCACTTGCATCCATTGTTTATTATTTTTGCGGTAACGATTGGGGGAGAGATTGCCGGTCTTGCTGGATTGATTTTTGCCGTTCCGGTCGTTGCGTGCCTGAAAGTTGTGATTGAGCACGTTGTCATTCATACGGTGCGGCGGGAGAAGACGGAAGAGCTAGATTGA